In Clostridium sporogenes, one genomic interval encodes:
- a CDS encoding ABC transporter ATP-binding protein → MLAIGVDKLVKQYKNGVRALDDLNLKVNNGEIFSLLGPNGAGKSSLINILTTFYKPTSGNVTILGKDLCKDPAWVRTQIACVAQHVSIDEHLSLMENMIFQSRLYKVDAQVAKERINSLIDSFELSRYRKYPTASYSGGVKRRLDIAMNMVSMPKILFLDEPTVGMDVESRKALWKMLLKIQDEYGTTIFLTTHYLEEADQLSDSICIMKDGKELAQGTPGSLRSYIRQNMLRITFTSIQEMKKYKDSLNSMRLIKFINVRNNSVFLGVDNSRIALTAVNKWLLDNKVVFNAIEIVEPSLEDVFLSLTGSEKNREEE, encoded by the coding sequence ATGTTAGCAATTGGAGTTGACAAATTGGTTAAGCAGTACAAAAATGGTGTTAGAGCCTTAGATGACTTAAATTTAAAAGTAAATAATGGAGAAATTTTTTCTTTGTTAGGTCCCAATGGCGCGGGAAAATCCTCTTTGATTAACATTTTGACAACCTTTTACAAACCCACATCTGGAAATGTAACAATTCTGGGTAAAGATTTATGCAAGGATCCTGCCTGGGTTCGTACACAGATTGCTTGTGTTGCACAGCATGTTTCTATTGATGAGCACCTGTCACTTATGGAAAACATGATATTTCAAAGCAGGCTGTATAAAGTAGATGCGCAGGTAGCAAAAGAAAGAATCAATTCTTTGATTGACAGCTTTGAGCTTTCCAGGTATCGGAAGTATCCTACCGCATCCTACTCCGGCGGGGTAAAACGCAGACTAGATATTGCCATGAATATGGTATCAATGCCTAAAATTCTGTTTCTGGATGAGCCCACAGTGGGAATGGATGTTGAGTCTAGAAAAGCCCTGTGGAAAATGCTACTGAAAATACAAGATGAATATGGGACAACTATTTTTCTTACTACTCATTATCTTGAGGAGGCGGATCAGTTGAGTGATAGTATTTGTATCATGAAAGATGGTAAGGAACTAGCTCAGGGAACACCTGGTAGCTTACGTAGTTATATTAGGCAAAATATGCTTCGCATCACATTTACCAGCATCCAGGAAATGAAAAAATATAAAGATTCCCTTAATAGCATGAGACTCATTAAGTTTATTAATGTGCGAAATAATTCTGTTTTTTTAGGTGTAGATAACAGCAGAATAGCTCTTACAGCTGTAAATAAGTGGCTTTTAGATAATAAAGTGGTTTTCAATGCAATCGAAATTGTAGAACCTAGTTTGGAAGATGTCTTCTTGTCATTAACGGGTTCAGAAAAAAATAGAGAGGAGGAATAA
- a CDS encoding GyrI-like domain-containing protein → MNYKIEIKDIEPIRVAFMGYKGAVSGASKVFPNLFRAIQGKVNGAPFFCYYEMNQETKMGEMELCVPTAETPKNNGVTVKDMPQVKAVCVTHVGSYETMHYAYEAIKNYAQENNLSLQPPFREVFIKGPGMILKGNPNKYITEIIFPLKEEE, encoded by the coding sequence ATGAATTATAAAATTGAAATCAAGGATATTGAACCTATCAGGGTAGCTTTCATGGGGTACAAAGGAGCTGTTAGCGGAGCGTCAAAAGTGTTCCCTAACCTGTTTAGAGCCATACAAGGAAAAGTAAATGGTGCCCCTTTTTTCTGCTACTATGAAATGAATCAAGAAACTAAAATGGGAGAAATGGAATTATGTGTGCCTACTGCTGAAACTCCAAAGAATAATGGTGTTACGGTAAAAGATATGCCACAAGTAAAGGCTGTTTGTGTTACACATGTGGGGTCTTATGAAACCATGCATTATGCATACGAAGCTATTAAGAACTATGCACAAGAAAACAATCTATCTTTACAACCTCCTTTTCGAGAAGTTTTTATAAAAGGACCTGGAATGATATTAAAAGGAAATCCAAATAAATATATTACGGAAATAATATTCCCACTTAAAGAGGAGGAGTAA
- a CDS encoding AraC family transcriptional regulator: MEWLKQLSQAIDYIENNLEGDISYDEAAKIACCSTYYFQRMFSYVAGIPLSDYIRRRRMTKAAFELQVSDTKIMNIGSKYGYVSPTSFNRAFQNVHGVAPTAARMEGTLLNTYPPISFSISITGGESMRYRIERKDPIKIVGIRTALKEYTEENFKIVPSFWDETLKSNLFSQICKLNNQNPHGILGVTVYKNPEDIYYYIAAATDEPVPEGMVEFNIPAATWVIFKCNGNFKDSIQRIFKRFLTEWLPFSGYEYAKLPDIEIYPISDPKLKGGHSEVWIAVKKST, encoded by the coding sequence ATGGAGTGGTTGAAGCAACTAAGCCAAGCAATTGATTACATAGAAAATAATCTAGAAGGTGATATATCTTATGATGAAGCTGCAAAAATTGCTTGCTGTTCAACATATTATTTTCAGCGAATGTTTTCTTACGTAGCGGGTATTCCCCTATCTGATTATATTCGTCGTAGGAGAATGACAAAAGCTGCTTTTGAATTACAGGTAAGTGACACTAAAATCATGAATATTGGTTCAAAGTATGGTTATGTTTCTCCCACATCATTTAATCGTGCATTTCAAAATGTTCATGGTGTTGCACCAACTGCTGCTCGCATGGAAGGAACCTTATTAAACACTTATCCTCCTATTAGTTTTTCTATTAGCATTACTGGAGGTGAAAGTATGAGATATAGAATTGAAAGAAAAGATCCTATTAAAATTGTAGGAATTAGAACTGCACTAAAAGAGTATACAGAAGAAAATTTTAAAATTGTTCCTTCTTTCTGGGATGAAACGTTAAAAAGCAATTTATTTTCACAAATTTGTAAATTAAATAATCAAAACCCTCATGGTATTTTAGGTGTAACTGTGTATAAAAATCCTGAAGACATATATTATTATATTGCAGCAGCCACAGATGAACCTGTACCAGAAGGAATGGTGGAATTCAATATACCTGCGGCTACATGGGTTATCTTTAAATGTAATGGGAATTTTAAAGATTCTATTCAAAGAATTTTTAAAAGGTTTCTCACAGAATGGCTTCCCTTTTCTGGATATGAATATGCCAAGTTGCCGGATATAGAAATTTACCCTATTAGTGATCCCAAATTAAAAGGTGGACATTCGGAAGTATGGATTGCAGTTAAGAAGTCAACATAA
- a CDS encoding carbamoyl phosphate synthase small subunit — MKAKLILENGVKFKGNAFGCLKESVGEVVFNTGMTGYQEVLTDPSYYGQIVTMTYPLIGNYGINLEDMESKSPKVKGFIVREKCSFSSNFRSEVELEDYLKQNNVVGLEGIDTRALTKILRSSGTMKGIITLEDIEYEEVKEKLKDFSNKDAVKKITVKEKYEVSGKGNHVAILDFGIKQNIIKSFLNRGCNVTVFPANAKSGEVLKVNPDLIFLSNGPGDPEDLTEVIENIKVLIGKKPIVGICLGHQLLALSLGGKTAKLKFGHRGCNHPVKDLEENKVHITSQNHGYFVDVLPSDMEVTHVSVNDGTIEGMRHKILPIFSVQFHPEACPGPKDSDYIFDEFMKYAL, encoded by the coding sequence ATGAAAGCAAAGCTTATATTAGAAAATGGAGTAAAATTTAAAGGAAACGCATTTGGATGTCTAAAGGAAAGTGTTGGAGAGGTTGTATTCAACACTGGAATGACAGGGTATCAAGAAGTTCTTACAGATCCATCCTATTATGGTCAGATTGTTACAATGACATATCCTCTAATAGGAAACTACGGTATAAATTTAGAAGATATGGAATCAAAGTCACCAAAGGTTAAAGGATTTATAGTTAGAGAAAAATGCAGTTTTTCAAGTAATTTCAGATCAGAAGTAGAATTGGAAGATTATTTAAAGCAAAACAATGTTGTAGGATTAGAAGGAATAGATACAAGAGCTTTAACTAAAATTTTAAGAAGCAGTGGAACTATGAAAGGTATAATAACTTTAGAAGATATAGAATATGAAGAAGTTAAAGAAAAACTTAAAGATTTCTCAAATAAAGATGCTGTAAAAAAAATTACAGTTAAAGAAAAATATGAAGTATCAGGAAAAGGAAATCATGTTGCAATACTGGATTTTGGCATAAAACAAAATATTATAAAATCTTTCTTAAATAGAGGATGCAATGTAACAGTTTTCCCAGCAAATGCAAAGTCAGGAGAAGTTTTAAAGGTAAATCCTGATTTGATATTTTTATCTAATGGTCCTGGAGACCCAGAAGATTTAACAGAAGTTATAGAAAATATAAAGGTTCTTATAGGTAAAAAGCCTATTGTAGGAATATGTTTAGGGCATCAACTTCTAGCTCTAAGCTTAGGAGGAAAGACAGCAAAACTTAAATTTGGTCACAGAGGATGTAACCATCCTGTGAAAGACCTAGAAGAAAATAAAGTGCATATAACTTCACAAAATCATGGATATTTTGTGGATGTTCTTCCAAGCGATATGGAAGTAACTCATGTTAGTGTAAATGATGGAACTATAGAGGGAATGAGACATAAAATTTTACCTATATTTTCAGTCCAATTCCATCCAGAAGCATGTCCAGGCCCAAAGGACAGCGACTATATATTTGATGAATTCATGAAATATGCACTATAA
- the carB gene encoding carbamoyl-phosphate synthase large subunit — MPLNKDIKKVLVIGSGPIVIGQAAEFDYSGTQACEGLKEEGVEVVLINSNPATIMTDKEVADKVYLEPLTVKFVEKVIAKERPDSLLAGMGGQTGLNLAVELYDKGILKKYGVNVIGTSIESIKEGEDRELFRNVMSRINEPVIQSKIVTDMENGKAFANKIGYPVIVRPAYTLGGTGGGIAESEEELDEILTLGLQLSSIGQVLLEKSAKGWKEIEYEVMRDNRGNCITVCNMENIDPVGIHTGDSIVVAPSQTLSDKEYQMLRSASINILNSIGIKGGCNVQFALNPNSFEYAVIEINPRVSRSSALASKATGYPIAKVASKIALGYTLDEIKNAVTQKTYACFEPSLDYVVVKIPKWPFDKFQEADRVLGTKMMATGEIMAIGSNFEAAVLKGIRSLEIGKYSLEHKKFRELSMEELKTRVISPDDERIFALAEMLRRDYRMDKVAEITGIDKFFIKKFRWIVEEEQRLRLGKIDDLDKEWLYKLKKKGFSDKGIADMLKVSPEDIYRLRNIWGVNPVYKMVDTCGGEFEALSPYYYSTYDVYDEVEVSKNKKVIVIGSGPIRIGQGIEFDYASVHCVKALKKLGIETIIVNNNPETVSTDFDVSDKLYFEPLTEEDVLNIVEKEKPDGVILQFGGQTAIKLANFLKEKNIPTFGTTADQIDMAEDREKFDELLEKLQIARPKGKGIWSVEDGLEEAKKLGFPVLVRPSYVLGGQGMEITHDEKELIYYLSNAFQKDKKNPILIDKYLMGREIEVDAISDGKDVLIPGIMEHLERAGVHSGDSITMYPTQNVGKDIKEEILEYTKKLALGIGIKGMINIQFIEFEGKLYVIEVNPRASRTVPYISKVSKVPIVDIATRVMLGEKLSDLGYGLGVYKEPELISVKVPVFSTQKLPKVEVCLGPEMKSTGEVLGVGKTLEEALYKGFVGANMFVKKEKGTILATINDHDKEEFLLIAKKLHILGYKFIATSKTAELLKKEGIEVKQVRKLKEESPNIIDTIKNDEVDLVVNTPTKGNDSKRDGFRIRRAAIERNLGVITSLDTLKAIVDITSKEIKDETLYIFDLSN, encoded by the coding sequence ATGCCATTAAATAAAGATATAAAAAAGGTTTTAGTTATAGGTTCAGGTCCAATAGTTATAGGTCAAGCAGCAGAGTTTGACTATTCAGGAACACAAGCTTGTGAAGGACTAAAAGAAGAAGGAGTAGAGGTTGTACTTATAAATAGCAACCCTGCTACAATAATGACAGATAAGGAAGTTGCAGATAAAGTTTACTTGGAACCTTTAACAGTGAAATTTGTAGAAAAAGTTATAGCTAAGGAAAGACCAGATAGTCTTCTTGCAGGAATGGGAGGTCAAACTGGACTAAACTTAGCAGTAGAGCTTTATGATAAAGGAATATTAAAAAAATACGGAGTTAATGTAATAGGTACATCTATAGAATCCATAAAAGAAGGAGAAGATAGAGAGCTATTCAGAAATGTGATGAGCAGAATAAATGAGCCTGTTATACAGAGTAAAATTGTAACTGATATGGAAAATGGAAAAGCTTTTGCAAATAAAATAGGATATCCAGTTATAGTTAGACCAGCTTATACTTTAGGAGGAACTGGTGGTGGAATAGCTGAAAGTGAAGAAGAGTTAGATGAAATACTTACATTAGGTCTTCAATTAAGTTCTATAGGCCAAGTACTTTTAGAGAAAAGTGCTAAGGGTTGGAAAGAAATAGAATATGAAGTAATGAGAGATAACAGAGGAAATTGTATAACTGTATGTAATATGGAAAATATAGATCCTGTAGGTATTCATACTGGAGATAGTATAGTTGTAGCACCAAGCCAAACCTTATCTGATAAAGAATATCAAATGCTTAGAAGTGCATCTATAAATATACTAAACTCAATAGGAATAAAGGGAGGATGTAATGTACAATTTGCATTAAATCCAAATTCCTTTGAATATGCAGTTATAGAAATAAACCCAAGGGTTAGTCGTTCATCAGCATTAGCATCAAAGGCAACAGGATATCCAATAGCAAAGGTGGCTTCTAAAATAGCTTTAGGATATACTCTAGATGAGATAAAAAATGCAGTTACTCAAAAAACATATGCTTGTTTTGAACCTTCTTTAGATTATGTAGTAGTTAAAATTCCAAAATGGCCTTTTGATAAATTCCAAGAAGCAGATAGAGTTTTAGGTACAAAGATGATGGCTACAGGAGAAATAATGGCCATAGGAAGCAATTTTGAAGCTGCAGTTTTAAAAGGAATACGTTCATTAGAAATAGGAAAGTATTCATTAGAGCATAAAAAGTTTAGAGAACTTAGCATGGAAGAATTAAAGACTAGAGTTATATCTCCAGATGATGAGAGAATATTTGCACTAGCTGAAATGCTTAGACGTGATTACAGAATGGATAAGGTAGCTGAAATAACAGGTATAGATAAATTCTTTATAAAAAAATTCAGATGGATAGTTGAAGAAGAACAAAGATTAAGACTTGGTAAAATAGATGATTTAGATAAAGAATGGTTATATAAATTAAAGAAAAAAGGTTTTTCAGATAAAGGTATAGCTGACATGCTTAAGGTAAGCCCAGAAGATATATATAGACTTAGAAATATATGGGGAGTAAATCCAGTTTATAAAATGGTTGATACTTGCGGTGGAGAATTTGAAGCCTTATCACCTTACTATTACTCAACTTATGATGTTTATGATGAAGTTGAAGTTAGTAAAAATAAAAAGGTAATAGTTATAGGTTCAGGGCCAATAAGAATAGGCCAGGGAATAGAGTTTGACTATGCTTCAGTACATTGTGTAAAAGCTCTAAAAAAATTGGGTATAGAAACAATAATAGTAAATAACAATCCTGAAACAGTTAGTACGGATTTTGATGTATCTGACAAACTATATTTTGAACCTCTTACAGAAGAAGATGTATTAAATATAGTAGAAAAGGAAAAACCAGACGGGGTAATTCTACAGTTTGGAGGTCAAACAGCTATAAAGCTTGCTAACTTTCTAAAAGAAAAGAATATACCAACTTTTGGAACTACTGCAGATCAAATTGATATGGCAGAAGATAGAGAAAAATTTGATGAATTATTAGAAAAACTTCAAATAGCAAGACCTAAAGGTAAAGGCATTTGGTCTGTAGAAGATGGATTGGAAGAAGCTAAAAAGTTAGGATTCCCAGTTCTTGTGAGACCTTCTTATGTACTTGGAGGACAGGGAATGGAAATAACTCATGATGAAAAAGAGCTTATATACTATCTATCAAATGCTTTCCAAAAAGATAAGAAGAATCCAATACTTATAGATAAGTACTTAATGGGAAGAGAAATAGAAGTAGATGCTATATCTGATGGAAAAGATGTTTTAATACCAGGTATAATGGAACATTTAGAAAGAGCAGGAGTACACTCGGGTGATAGTATAACTATGTATCCAACTCAAAATGTAGGCAAGGATATAAAAGAAGAAATACTTGAATATACTAAAAAGCTTGCATTAGGAATAGGCATAAAAGGTATGATAAATATACAGTTTATTGAGTTTGAAGGAAAGCTTTATGTAATAGAAGTTAATCCAAGAGCATCAAGAACAGTACCATATATAAGTAAAGTAAGTAAAGTTCCTATAGTAGACATAGCAACTAGAGTAATGCTAGGTGAAAAGTTAAGTGATTTAGGATATGGACTAGGCGTATATAAAGAGCCAGAGCTAATCTCTGTAAAAGTCCCAGTATTCTCTACTCAGAAACTTCCAAAAGTTGAAGTATGTTTAGGACCTGAAATGAAGTCTACAGGAGAAGTTTTAGGTGTAGGAAAAACTTTAGAGGAAGCGTTGTATAAGGGATTTGTAGGAGCTAATATGTTTGTTAAAAAGGAAAAAGGAACAATCCTTGCTACTATAAATGATCATGATAAGGAAGAATTTTTACTAATAGCAAAGAAACTTCACATTTTAGGATATAAGTTTATAGCAACTTCTAAAACAGCTGAGCTTTTAAAGAAAGAAGGCATAGAAGTTAAGCAAGTTAGAAAGCTTAAAGAAGAGAGTCCAAATATAATAGATACAATTAAAAATGATGAAGTGGATTTAGTGGTTAACACTCCTACAAAAGGTAATGATTCAAAGAGAGATGGTTTCCGCATAAGAAGAGCAGCCATTGAAAGAAATCTGGGAGTAATAACATCACTAGATACGTTAAAAGCTATAGTAGATATTACATCTAAAGAGATAAAAGATGAAACTTTGTATATATTTGATCTTTCAAACTAA
- a CDS encoding TraX family protein translates to MKLNSFKLKIIAMILMVLDHLPKAFDNTPIWFGWLGRLVAPIFFFFVAEGFFHTKNKSKYLGRLFGWGAIMFAGSSILNYALPGKETLQNNIFLSLGLSVLLMCVIDYTRKSKNYKFGIPLAIIVSIVSLFTEASFDGLLMTLVFYFFREDKIKLSIGYILISLFEFIMVSGEGLTYLNLFVLNYQWLMIFALPLILMYNGERGLNNKFIKYMFYTFYPIHLWIITIISHFLK, encoded by the coding sequence ATGAAATTAAATAGTTTTAAATTGAAAATTATAGCAATGATACTTATGGTATTAGATCATTTGCCTAAAGCTTTTGATAATACGCCAATATGGTTTGGATGGCTTGGTAGATTGGTAGCCCCTATATTTTTCTTTTTTGTGGCAGAAGGATTTTTTCATACAAAGAATAAGAGTAAATATTTAGGAAGATTATTTGGATGGGGAGCAATTATGTTTGCAGGTTCTTCAATATTAAATTATGCTCTACCAGGAAAGGAAACATTGCAAAATAACATATTTTTATCTCTAGGATTATCAGTACTTTTGATGTGTGTTATTGATTATACTAGAAAAAGTAAAAATTATAAATTTGGTATTCCGTTAGCTATTATAGTAAGTATAGTATCTTTGTTTACAGAAGCATCTTTTGATGGATTATTAATGACTTTAGTTTTCTACTTTTTTAGAGAGGATAAAATTAAATTATCTATTGGATATATTTTAATTTCTTTATTTGAATTTATTATGGTTAGTGGTGAAGGACTAACTTATTTAAATTTATTCGTATTAAATTACCAATGGTTAATGATTTTTGCTCTTCCTCTTATTCTTATGTATAACGGTGAAAGAGGACTAAATAATAAATTTATAAAATATATGTTTTATACTTTTTATCCTATACATTTATGGATAATTACTATAATATCTCACTTTTTAAAATAA
- a CDS encoding hydrogenase small subunit gives MNNSFCPLIERKDTTSKILWKEALDLINHRRTKKINAIWLEVTGCSGNIISLLNAENPGLIYILKNIVNLTFNNALMGAEGEFAYEQFLNTLNTEFILLVDGAVSTKENGYYNIIANYKGKPVTALEAVKMAGEKAKYVVTVGTCSSYGGISAAKPNPSGSKSVEAVINKEVIKLPGCPCHPDWVVGTLAHLVAYGKPELDNKGRPILFYGITIHDSCTRRGFFDKGIFAKKFGGEGCMFKLGCRGPVTKTDCPRRKWNGYVNWPIGDNTNCIGCAQERFPDGMEPFVRY, from the coding sequence ATGAATAATAGCTTTTGCCCATTAATTGAAAGAAAAGATACCACTTCAAAAATTCTTTGGAAAGAAGCTTTAGATTTAATTAATCATAGGAGAACTAAAAAAATAAATGCTATATGGTTAGAGGTTACAGGTTGCTCTGGGAATATAATTTCTCTTCTAAATGCAGAAAATCCAGGGCTTATTTATATATTAAAAAATATAGTTAACTTAACTTTTAATAATGCTTTAATGGGAGCCGAAGGAGAATTTGCCTATGAACAGTTTCTAAATACATTGAATACAGAATTTATATTATTAGTAGATGGAGCTGTATCCACTAAAGAAAATGGCTATTATAACATTATCGCTAATTATAAAGGAAAGCCAGTTACCGCATTAGAGGCAGTAAAGATGGCAGGTGAAAAAGCAAAATATGTAGTAACTGTAGGAACCTGTTCCTCTTATGGCGGTATTTCTGCGGCTAAGCCTAATCCTTCCGGTAGCAAAAGCGTAGAAGCTGTTATAAATAAAGAAGTAATAAAATTACCGGGATGTCCTTGTCATCCTGATTGGGTAGTAGGTACTTTAGCTCATTTAGTGGCTTACGGTAAACCAGAATTAGATAATAAGGGGAGACCTATATTATTTTATGGTATAACCATTCATGATAGTTGTACAAGAAGAGGTTTTTTTGATAAAGGAATCTTTGCAAAAAAATTTGGAGGAGAAGGATGTATGTTTAAGTTAGGCTGTAGAGGACCTGTTACAAAAACAGATTGCCCGAGAAGAAAATGGAATGGCTATGTAAATTGGCCTATTGGAGACAACACAAATTGTATAGGCTGTGCCCAAGAAAGATTTCCAGATGGTATGGAACCCTTTGTTAGGTATTAA
- a CDS encoding nickel-dependent hydrogenase large subunit — protein sequence MGKIITIDPITRISGFLEIKVKVEDNIILDGETSGLLFRGFEKMLEGRPPLDSIYFTERICGICSTAHATASTLALENALNITPSINDLYIRDMMHGFEFIQNHLRHFYCFTVPSYVNIPNIKPIYPQEYSDFRLPKKLNERISSHYEEGIKYSRFAHEALAVLGGKAPHTHGIFVGGVTVNIDSYKLTKIQSILKAIKEFVNIYMLEDMNIIAKYYSDYFNLGNTYGNFMSFGVFDNYEDKNISYVKPGVIINNKSENFDRNKITENIRYAWYVSDTITENPIMDNEYTVDLKKEGAYSFVKAPRYDGLPMEVGPLARLKIAGEYTGGNSSMDRNIARVLETKKIIDILSIISEKIQLLPNNQSVYDIPDNAFGEGLIDTTRGALSHFIKIENKTIKYYNIITPTAWNISPKDSNGIRGVGEKSLIGSKINNVEKPVEIGRIIRSFDPCISCATHLISNNNEPIKVEVLV from the coding sequence ATGGGAAAGATTATTACTATTGATCCTATAACTAGGATTAGTGGATTTTTAGAAATAAAGGTAAAAGTAGAAGATAATATTATTTTAGATGGTGAAACCAGCGGATTATTATTTAGAGGCTTTGAAAAAATGTTAGAAGGAAGACCTCCTTTAGATTCTATATATTTTACTGAAAGAATATGTGGCATATGTTCTACTGCCCATGCTACGGCATCTACTTTAGCTTTAGAAAATGCATTAAATATAACTCCAAGTATAAATGATTTATATATAAGAGATATGATGCACGGATTTGAATTTATACAGAATCACCTAAGGCATTTTTATTGTTTTACTGTGCCAAGCTATGTAAATATACCTAATATAAAGCCTATATACCCTCAGGAATATAGTGATTTTAGATTACCTAAAAAGCTTAATGAAAGAATAAGTTCTCATTATGAAGAAGGCATAAAGTATAGTAGATTTGCCCATGAAGCCTTAGCTGTATTAGGAGGTAAAGCACCTCATACTCATGGTATCTTTGTAGGAGGAGTTACTGTAAATATAGATTCTTACAAATTAACAAAAATACAATCCATATTAAAGGCAATAAAAGAGTTTGTAAATATCTATATGCTAGAGGATATGAATATAATTGCTAAGTATTACTCTGACTATTTTAACCTTGGAAACACCTATGGGAATTTTATGAGTTTTGGTGTATTTGATAACTATGAGGACAAAAATATAAGTTATGTAAAACCAGGAGTAATAATAAATAATAAATCAGAAAATTTTGATAGAAATAAAATAACAGAAAATATTCGTTATGCTTGGTACGTAAGTGACACTATAACAGAAAATCCAATTATGGATAATGAGTATACTGTGGATTTAAAGAAAGAAGGAGCTTATAGTTTTGTAAAGGCGCCTAGATATGATGGGTTACCTATGGAAGTAGGCCCTTTAGCTAGATTAAAAATTGCTGGAGAATATACTGGTGGTAATTCCTCTATGGATAGAAATATAGCCCGTGTTCTAGAAACTAAAAAAATAATAGATATACTATCTATTATATCAGAAAAAATTCAATTATTACCTAATAATCAATCTGTATATGATATCCCAGATAATGCTTTTGGAGAAGGTCTTATAGATACTACTAGAGGTGCTTTATCACACTTTATAAAAATAGAGAATAAAACTATAAAATACTATAATATTATAACTCCTACAGCTTGGAATATATCTCCTAAAGATTCAAATGGTATAAGAGGTGTGGGAGAAAAATCCTTAATAGGTTCAAAAATAAATAATGTAGAAAAGCCCGTAGAAATAGGTAGGATAATCCGTTCTTTTGATCCCTGCATTTCCTGTGCCACCCATTTAATAAGTAATAATAATGAACCAATTAAAGTGGAAGTTTTAGTATAG
- a CDS encoding hydrogenase maturation protease, translating to MGDDGIAIEIAKNIHGFLKENNIEVIIGETDFEYCLSNIEGDDFLFILDAGYYGKKVGDITILTLDTYTSHKKGYTQHSYSFIDLVKLYYKETKGYILAIEVSNIDYTLEISKELKANMNKISNEVISIIRKKIKYLVL from the coding sequence ATGGGTGATGATGGTATAGCCATAGAAATAGCTAAAAATATACATGGATTTTTAAAAGAAAATAATATAGAAGTTATAATAGGAGAAACGGATTTTGAGTATTGTCTTTCAAATATAGAAGGTGATGATTTTTTGTTTATACTAGATGCAGGGTATTACGGTAAAAAGGTGGGAGATATAACAATTTTAACACTAGATACTTATACTTCACACAAAAAGGGATATACTCAACACAGCTATAGTTTTATAGATTTAGTTAAACTTTATTATAAAGAAACTAAGGGATATATTTTAGCTATTGAAGTTTCTAACATAGATTATACTTTAGAAATCAGTAAGGAGCTTAAAGCTAATATGAATAAAATTTCTAATGAAGTAATATCTATAATTAGAAAGAAAATAAAATATTTGGTTTTATGA
- a CDS encoding cytochrome b5 domain-containing protein yields the protein MKCNDCVFLKLSSYRHRISYYSQMLFFSSGLSEIRFYTDLIEKELTELKKLTKHCEDSFKILEDNRFYYNNFSYDLKANKITPQNRTSEGNNMERQKEFTLEELKKYDGSNGKPAYVAVNGIVYDVSSEATWGGGTHFGLYSGKDLSNEFLGCHKGMIEILNKLPKVGTIK from the coding sequence ATGAAATGTAATGATTGTGTATTTTTAAAGCTTTCTAGCTATCGTCATAGAATATCTTATTATAGTCAAATGCTATTTTTTAGCTCAGGCTTATCAGAAATAAGGTTTTATACAGATTTAATAGAAAAAGAATTAACTGAGCTAAAAAAACTAACAAAACATTGCGAAGACAGCTTCAAAATATTAGAAGATAACAGGTTTTATTATAATAATTTTTCATATGATTTAAAAGCGAATAAAATTACACCCCAAAATAGAACTAGCGAAGGTAACAATATGGAAAGACAAAAGGAATTTACATTAGAAGAATTAAAAAAATATGATGGAAGTAATGGAAAACCAGCTTATGTAGCAGTGAATGGTATTGTATATGATGTAAGCTCTGAAGCTACTTGGGGTGGAGGAACTCATTTTGGACTTTATTCTGGCAAGGATTTAAGCAATGAATTTTTAGGCTGTCATAAAGGGATGATAGAAATCTTAAATAAATTACCTAAAGTAGGTACTATCAAGTAA
- a CDS encoding nascent polypeptide-associated complex protein, translating to MHDTFLIDRIWVKVQEICIENKFEKLTKLVVTVDNNSHVNKKNLYDYIAKCNSDLVDENIEIVVERQSIDEQTAIIELLEGDVSEF from the coding sequence ATGCATGATACTTTTTTAATAGATAGAATATGGGTTAAGGTACAAGAAATATGCATAGAAAATAAATTTGAAAAACTCACTAAATTGGTAGTAACGGTAGATAATAACAGTCATGTTAATAAAAAAAATCTATATGATTATATAGCAAAATGCAATAGTGATTTAGTAGATGAAAATATAGAAATTGTTGTAGAAAGACAATCTATAGATGAACAAACAGCTATTATTGAATTATTAGAAGGTGATGTATCTGAATTCTAA